One window of the Acaryochloris sp. CCMEE 5410 genome contains the following:
- a CDS encoding helix-turn-helix domain-containing protein → MPRKLYLKPHFSPDELKSHYRASQDPVESRRWHLLWLVSEQTTLTQAAQVVGLNYDYAREIVREYNHNGAHGLRNRRKDKRPHQSRSLLTQDQCAQLLTRLQTHPPTVVYGTDLK, encoded by the coding sequence ATGCCAAGAAAACTATATCTCAAACCCCATTTTTCGCCTGACGAGCTGAAGTCTCATTACCGAGCCAGCCAAGACCCAGTAGAATCGCGCCGCTGGCATCTACTATGGCTCGTCAGTGAGCAAACAACGCTAACTCAAGCAGCCCAAGTGGTCGGTCTCAACTACGATTACGCTCGAGAAATCGTCAGGGAGTATAACCACAATGGCGCCCATGGGTTACGCAACCGACGCAAAGATAAGCGACCTCATCAATCTCGCAGTCTTCTGACTCAAGACCAATGTGCACAATTGTTGACTCGTCTACAAACCCACCCGCCGACGGTGGTCTATGGAACGGACCTAAAGTAG
- a CDS encoding IS630 family transposase translates to MERRYPNAQVEVWSFDEHRLGLKPIIRKIWAPVGQRPIAEVDHRYEWTYLYGFVHPATGNTEWFILPRVNGEWFNQALQSFAQQVGAGKHKQILLVLDGAGWHTCKNRVVPPGIHLKVLPPYSPELQPAERLWRLADEPLANRCFETLDDLEDVLEQRCRTLMTMQSDIKALTQYHWWPA, encoded by the coding sequence TTGGAGCGACGCTACCCTAATGCTCAGGTCGAAGTTTGGTCTTTTGATGAACATCGTTTAGGCCTTAAACCCATTATTCGAAAGATTTGGGCGCCTGTGGGTCAGCGTCCAATTGCTGAGGTGGACCATCGCTATGAATGGACCTATCTGTATGGATTCGTTCATCCCGCAACTGGCAATACCGAATGGTTCATTCTGCCTCGGGTCAATGGAGAATGGTTTAATCAAGCCCTACAAAGCTTTGCTCAGCAAGTTGGAGCGGGAAAGCACAAACAGATTCTTCTCGTTCTCGATGGAGCCGGATGGCATACCTGTAAGAATCGGGTGGTGCCACCTGGCATTCATCTGAAGGTTTTACCCCCCTATTCTCCAGAGCTACAGCCCGCTGAACGGTTGTGGCGGCTAGCGGACGAACCACTGGCCAATCGGTGTTTTGAGACCCTGGATGACCTCGAAGATGTTCTCGAGCAGCGCTGTCGAACTTTAATGACCATGCAATCGGACATTAAAGCTCTAACGCAGTACCATTGGTGGCCAGCTTGA
- a CDS encoding glycoside hydrolase 100 family protein, with translation MSRIWYELPILQMAEKLHESAIIYYQERPVGTIAAQDPEADALNYDQCFVRDFVPSAFVFLLQKRHDIVQNFLVETLGLQKQVRRVDGFEVPLGLMPASFKVQSEADRQYLTADFGDHAIGRVTPIDSCLWWIIVLRAYVKASGDTALAERSDFQEGLHLIFKLCLSPQFEMSPTLLVPDAACMIDRRMGIDGHPLEIQALFYGALRSARELLTPTSEGSAWIRKIDERLKALRFRVRHYYWLDLDKLNEIHRYKGDQFGESVMNKFNIYPDSIPYWLTEWMPDWAGCLAGNLGPSRMDFRFFALGNLMAIITSLADSTQSQQIMDLIELQWDDLVGRMPMKICFPAVDGLEWRITTGSDPKNTPWSYHNGGSWPVLLWMLMAAAIKTKRQKLGEQAWMTASYRFEEDEWPEYYDGKNGRLVGKSSRKYQTWTIASFLLATLLQDNPEQIAPFIFDEEDSSEI, from the coding sequence ATGAGTCGGATTTGGTATGAATTACCGATTCTCCAAATGGCAGAAAAGCTGCATGAGTCTGCCATTATCTACTACCAGGAACGGCCCGTGGGCACGATTGCTGCTCAGGATCCAGAAGCGGATGCCCTGAATTACGATCAGTGCTTTGTGCGGGATTTTGTCCCTTCCGCCTTCGTCTTTTTGCTGCAAAAACGACATGATATTGTTCAAAATTTTTTGGTGGAGACCTTAGGGTTACAAAAGCAGGTTCGGCGTGTGGATGGCTTTGAGGTTCCTTTAGGACTGATGCCTGCCAGCTTTAAGGTTCAATCGGAAGCAGATCGTCAATATCTCACGGCTGACTTTGGCGACCATGCGATTGGTCGGGTGACACCGATTGATTCTTGCTTGTGGTGGATTATCGTCCTGCGGGCTTATGTGAAAGCGTCTGGAGATACTGCTTTAGCGGAGCGATCTGATTTTCAGGAAGGGTTGCATCTGATTTTCAAGCTTTGTCTCAGTCCACAATTTGAGATGTCCCCCACTTTGTTGGTGCCTGATGCGGCCTGTATGATTGATCGCCGCATGGGGATTGATGGCCATCCGTTGGAAATCCAAGCGTTGTTTTACGGGGCATTGCGATCTGCAAGGGAGTTGTTGACCCCCACTTCAGAAGGATCGGCCTGGATTCGAAAAATTGATGAACGCTTGAAGGCACTAAGATTTCGGGTGCGCCACTACTATTGGCTGGATCTAGACAAGCTCAATGAAATTCACCGCTATAAGGGGGATCAATTTGGGGAGTCAGTGATGAATAAGTTCAATATTTATCCTGATTCCATCCCTTACTGGCTAACAGAATGGATGCCAGACTGGGCAGGGTGTTTGGCTGGAAACCTTGGCCCTAGTCGAATGGATTTTCGCTTCTTTGCCTTGGGAAATTTAATGGCGATCATCACTTCTCTGGCTGATTCGACTCAGAGCCAACAAATTATGGATTTAATTGAGCTACAGTGGGACGATTTAGTCGGGCGGATGCCCATGAAAATCTGTTTTCCGGCGGTGGATGGGTTAGAGTGGCGGATTACCACGGGCTCGGATCCTAAAAATACCCCCTGGTCCTATCACAATGGCGGTAGCTGGCCTGTTTTGCTGTGGATGCTGATGGCGGCTGCCATTAAAACTAAACGCCAAAAATTAGGTGAACAGGCTTGGATGACTGCTTCCTACCGATTTGAAGAAGACGAATGGCCTGAATACTATGACGGTAAAAATGGACGTTTGGTTGGTAAATCTTCGCGGAAATATCAAACTTGGACCATTGCTAGTTTTCTGTTGGCGACGTTGCTCCAAGACAATCCAGAGCAGATTGCTCCGTTTATTTTTGACGAAGAGGATAGCTCAGAAATCTGA
- a CDS encoding winged helix-turn-helix domain-containing protein produces the protein MTGVDKVWPQRGWDYLKRLEQSLQCPRPHHRKGEPEAQAAFKKTA, from the coding sequence ATGACAGGAGTCGATAAGGTTTGGCCCCAACGAGGTTGGGACTATCTCAAGCGATTGGAGCAGTCCCTGCAATGCCCACGTCCTCACCACCGTAAAGGTGAACCAGAGGCCCAAGCCGCTTTTAAAAAAACTGCCTGA
- a CDS encoding FHA domain-containing serine/threonine-protein kinase, whose protein sequence is MVTLTLLDPTNKAPIRQWLFTTSKQINIGRSSDNHIVLRDILVSRYHLELHLIKRIESSFTWQIKSLGSNGTFVNGKLTNQAEIKNDTIIQLGLTGPILRFQQQLPHEIEAKRQSATTRSQSSSCSHFGNLPGNLFCVHCGQSLNVLQTIGPYEVLKVIGMGGMGTTFLVRRLDDQSRKPQLQVLKEMNADMEKIPKAQELFKREARMLRSLQHAGIPRLYDFFTENEKQYLVMELIHGQDLDRWVNQHGPLPPHQVLPWMIQACDILDYIHRHNPPIIHRDLKPGNILVRNRDSQVFIIDFGAVKEASLVPGTRIAVEGYSAPEQGLGRPTIQSDLYGIGATLLFLITGQSPLQFYKNLGHGYRIELANILSIPTQIKAIIEKVTHPHPDHRFQSAKELQQALKNCL, encoded by the coding sequence GTGGTTACATTAACCCTTCTTGATCCCACTAATAAGGCTCCTATCAGACAATGGCTATTCACCACGTCTAAGCAAATTAATATTGGCCGTTCTTCCGATAATCACATTGTTCTCAGAGACATACTGGTGTCTCGTTATCATCTTGAACTGCACCTGATCAAACGCATAGAGTCCTCCTTTACCTGGCAAATCAAGAGTCTGGGCAGCAATGGAACGTTCGTAAACGGGAAGCTGACGAACCAGGCAGAAATTAAAAATGACACGATTATTCAGCTAGGATTGACAGGCCCGATTTTGAGATTTCAGCAGCAACTTCCCCACGAGATTGAAGCCAAACGTCAATCCGCAACCACTCGCTCTCAGAGTTCTTCCTGCTCCCATTTTGGGAATTTACCTGGCAACCTTTTTTGCGTGCATTGTGGTCAATCTCTGAATGTTCTCCAGACAATTGGTCCTTACGAAGTGTTGAAGGTCATTGGTATGGGGGGCATGGGAACTACATTCTTGGTGCGGCGCCTAGATGATCAGAGTAGAAAACCTCAGCTTCAGGTGCTCAAGGAAATGAATGCCGATATGGAAAAAATTCCTAAAGCACAGGAATTATTCAAACGGGAAGCGCGGATGTTGAGATCCTTGCAACATGCTGGTATTCCCCGCTTGTACGATTTTTTTACCGAGAACGAAAAACAGTATCTGGTGATGGAGCTGATTCATGGCCAAGATTTAGATCGGTGGGTGAACCAACATGGCCCGTTGCCACCCCATCAAGTGCTGCCATGGATGATTCAAGCCTGTGACATTTTGGACTATATTCATCGTCATAATCCACCGATTATTCATCGAGATCTGAAACCCGGTAATATTCTGGTTCGAAATCGAGATAGTCAAGTTTTTATTATTGATTTTGGTGCGGTTAAAGAAGCAAGTCTGGTCCCTGGAACCCGGATTGCTGTTGAGGGCTACAGTGCTCCAGAACAAGGATTAGGGCGTCCTACTATTCAATCGGATCTTTACGGTATCGGTGCGACCCTTTTGTTTTTGATTACAGGCCAAAGTCCGCTGCAATTCTACAAAAATCTGGGCCATGGCTATCGGATTGAACTGGCCAATATCCTGAGCATTCCCACTCAGATCAAAGCCATTATTGAAAAAGTGACCCATCCCCATCCGGATCATCGGTTCCAAAGTGCCAAAGAACTGCAGCAAGCCCTGAAAAACTGTCTTTAG